The window ACGCGATGAGCAAGGCCATAAAGCTTCTGCTCGATGGCTGTGATTCACTCTTAGTCTTGTCGACCGTATTGGCGTTGGGCGTGCGTTCAGTCACGGCTTTTACTCACTGCGCAGCAGCACAGACATGCCGACACGCAGATCGGCAATCGGCTGGCTTGGACGCAATTCCATCTCGAAAGTGCGCATATCAAAATCGTGGCCGCTTTCGGTCGAGCGCCAGGTGGCAAAATCGCCCATGACGCTGATATGGGACACAGTAAATTCCACATCTTGCCCGAGCGCTGGAATATTCAGCTGAACTTTTTGGCCTTGCTTGAAGCGCTTAAGTTGATCTTCGCGCACTTGGAACACGGCCCATGAATCCTGCATGTCAATCAGGCTCACAATCGGAAAACCGCTCGGCGCTAATTCACCTGCCTGCAATAGCACGTCGCTGATTTCACCCGATTTAGGCGCGCGCATTTGGCTATCTTGCATAATGGCGTTAACTTCTTTTACCGCGCCTTCGGCCATACGGGCGTTCCCGGCGGCAGCGGCTTTGGTTTCGACCCGCGCGCCTTCTTGTGCCATTTGATACATGGCTAATGCGGCTTGCTCTGTGTATTTCGCCGCTTGCCATTGGGTAAAGGCTTCATCGCGTTTTTGTCTCGCGGCCACACCTTCGTTGAAGAGATTTTCGACGCGAGTATAAGTAGTTTTAGCCAGCGTTGCCGCTGCCTGTGCCTTGAGCCATTGCTCTTTGGCCGCCATCACTTCTTGGCTACGGGCACCGTTGTTAGCTTCAAGCTGCATCGCTTTAGCGGCATCGCGGCCACCTTCGGCTTGCATCAACTTAGCATCCAACTCAGGGCTGTTGATGGCGAACAGCAAATCCCCTTCGGCCACACTGTCACCACGGCGCACCAGCACTTGCTCGACGCGGCCTGGCACCTTAGAGGAGACATTGTATTCGCGGGCTTCAATCTGGCCCTGCAACAGGCTCGGCTGCGGACTGTAAGCCAGCTTGAGGCCATAGGCCAAGATAAGGCCTAATGCGACCAACGCCACAAGGGCAAGTATTCTGTTAGCGCGCATTGTTTGTCTCCTGCACTTGGGTAAGGGCTATGGTACGACCGATAAATTCATCTAATTGACCACTGATGGCCATTAATCTGGCATAGGCTTGCACATAACGATAACGGGCGGCCAGTTGTTGAGTTTTAACTGCGCTGAGTTTCAGCTCGGCATCGACTCTGTCGATAGAAGTTGAAAGCCCTTGATTAAAGGCGATTTCCCGCAGGCGCAGGTTTTCGGTGGCGAGTTCGAGTGAGGTATCGAGCGCCGTCACTTCTTCTTCGGCCTGTAATAATTGGCGATAGCTTTGGTCCAGTAACAGACTCAAATCTTGCCGCGTTTGTGCCTTGGTATAACGGGCCTGCAAAAGTGCACTCTTGGCGGCCTCGACCTTACCACTGCGACCGTCGCGGCTGAGAATGGGCACTTTAACGCCGACACCGACCATCCAATCAGGCTCTACCTGAGAAAACAGGCTGTCGTCTTCGTAAAGTGTGTAATTACCAAAGAGGAATACTGTGGGGTAATACTTGCCCTGTTCTAATGAAACCAAGCCATTGGCCTGCGCTTCCTTCGCTTCGAGCAATTTAAGCGCTGGATGTTGGCTCAGCGTCACTTGGGTGAGCTGGCCTAAAGACGGCGCATGCGGCAGGACAAATAAAGGTGACTCAGTACCGACATCGCTTTGCTGCAACATGCGCGACAGAGCAATAACTGCCATTTCGTGTTGACGGCGAGCGCTGCCTAAATTGACTTTGGCATTGTCTAAGGCGACCTGCGCATTGAGGCGTTCAACCTTAGCGATTTGACCTTCTCGCTCTAATGCTAGCGCATGGTCGACATGCTTAGTTAAAGAGCCGACAAGATCGGTTTGGGTGTTCACCAATGCCAGCGTGACATCGACAGCGTAATATCTGTCTACCAGCAGGGTAAATAAATCACGGGTGGCGAGCTGTAACTCTTGTTGCTTCTCAGCCACCATAGCCGCGTGTATACCTTGGGCTGCGGTGATCTGCCCGCCCGTATAAATCGGCCACATGGCTTGTAAGCTCGCGCGGAAGATATCTTGCTCGGTAAAAGGCGTGACAAACATTGACCCCGGAATGCTCGCCAGAGCACCGCCAAGGGCGGGTGGTAACGTCGCGGGATCAAGGGAGGCTAAGGGATTGAGATCCCGAAGATCCAGTTCAATCGGTTTTTCGAGGTGGGTATAACTGCCATTAAGGCTCAAGGAGGGCAGATTTAAGCTCTCGCCCGCCTCTTCTTCACCTTTAGCGCGATTAACTTCCTGGGATTGCGCTTGCAACTTATCGCTCACCTTCAGCACTTGTTGCCAAGCGTCGGTGAAGCTCGTGGGCTGGGCATGGCCAGCCAAAGGCAATAAACAAGGCAAGGGCAGTAAACACAGCCAAGCCACACGTGATAGTTTCATTAACACCTCTAGAGTAGTTACTCTAATTTCCTTTGCGAATGATAACATCCATCATGGTAAGCGGCTAGAAGGACGATCACAGAGGATCGAACCTAGTACTCTTCGACCGAGCGACTAAGGCGATTTATCTCAGTTTTGCTCCTTGGCGCTCAACATGCTCATGCACTTGAAAATAAGCATGAGCTACATTTCAATATGAGCCTAAAGCCGAACAAAGCTTTGCCAGTTACCACGCTTATCGCCATCGCGCATCTACAAGCTCAACAAATACTAAGCCGTACCACCCACAGTTAAGCGATCTAACTTCAAGGTGGGTTGGCCTACGCCTACAGGGACACTTTGACCGTCTTTACCGCAAACGCCAACACCTTGATCTAAAGCCATATCGTTACCGACCATAGAAATCTGGCTCATAGCCTCAGGGCCGTTACCGATTAAAGTGGCGCCCTTAATGGCTTGTGTGACTTCACCATTTTCAATCAAATAGGCTTCGGATGCGGAGAACACAAACTTACCCGAAGTGATATCCACTTGGCCACCGCCAAAGTTCGGGGCGTAAATGCCCTTCTTCACTGACTTAATGATCTCGCTTGGATCCGACTCACCCGCCGTCATATAGGTGTTAGTCATACGTGGCATAGGTAAATGCGCGTAAGATTCGCGACGACCATTACCCGTTGGCGCAACGCCCATCAAACGAGCATTGAGTTTGTCTTGGATGTAACCCTTTAAAATACCGTCTTCAATCAATACGGTTCTTTGGGTCGGAACACCTTCATCGTCAATGCTGAGTGAACCGCGACGATTAGGCAAGGTGCCATCATCGACCACAGTCACTAACTTAGAGGCGACTAACTGACCCATCTTACCGCTGAAAGCACTGCTGCCCTTACGGTTAAAGTCGCCCTCTAAACCATGTCCAACTGCTTCATGGAGTAATACGCCCGGCCAGCCATTGCCTAACACCACTGGCATTTCGCCCGCTGGTGCATCGATAGCATTAAGATTGACCTGCGCTTGGCGCACAGCTTCGCGGGCAAAGGCAAAACACATAGGTAAACCTGTGTCATCGCTTGCCATTAATACGCCGTAATCATGACGACCACCGCCACCGGCGCCGCCACGTTCACGTTTACCGTTTTCTTCTAAGATCACGCTACAGTTAAAGCGCACTAAAGGACGAATATCGGCCGCTAAAGTGCCATCGCTGGCAGCGATAAGGATTTCTTCGTGTACGCCTGCAAGGCTAACAACGACTTGAATAATGCGGCTATCTAAACTGCGAATAAAAGCATCGGCTTCTTTCAGCAGATTGATTTTTTTGACTTCTTCCATCGCCGCAATCGGATCTAAGCTGTCGTATAACGCCAAGGCTTTTTGACGTTTAAAGGCTTGAACCTGAGTTTGCTCACCGGCACTGGCTATGCCACGGGCGGCCTGAGCGGCAGCGCTTAGGGCTGCTGGCGTAATATCATCGGCATAGGCGAAACCGGTTTTTTCACCGCTGATTGCACGCACGCCCACACCGCGTTCGATATGGAAACTACCGTCTTTAATGATGCCGTCTTCCAGCACCCAAGACTCGTGGCGACTACCTTGAAAATAGAGATCGGAATAATCGATTTTGTGCTGATGTATGGTGTTTAGATAGGTTTGCAGACCCTCTAACGCTAACCCATTCTTCAATAAACTTTGCTCTACTTGTGCTAAAAATGGCATCTATGCTCTCTTTGACCCCAAGGGATCTTGATATTCTGAGTGTAAATTCGCTGTACTAATTCTGTACGTAAATCGCTGTCTAATTCGGTATTGCCGCTCGCCAGTGCGGGCGGTTATTTCAAGCTTGGCTCAAGGAAACGATTATGCTGCATCACGGGCATTTTACGGCGAATACTGTGCAGTTCGGTTAAATCGACCTCAGCCTGCACCCAACCCGTACCCGTTTTACGTTCAGCCAAAATATTGCCCCAAGGACCGACTATCATGCTCTGCCCCCAAGTTTCACGACTGCCTTCGTTATGCTGTCCCCACTGAGCTGCAGCAAGAATAACGCATTGGGTTTCAATGGCTCTTGCCTGTAGCAATACTTGCCAATGGGCTTCACCGGTCACTTTGGTAAAGGCCGACGGCAAGGTAATGATCTCGGCCCCCGCAAGACGCATCGCCCTAAATAAGTCGGGAAAGCGTAAATCATAACAGATGGCTAGGCCAATTTTGCCAAAAGGTGTATCGATAACGCTAATGTGATCACCGGGGCAGAAGGTTTCGCTCTCGCGATATTGCTTTGTACCATCGGCAACATCCACATCAAAGAGATGCAGCTTATCGTAATGCCCTAAAGTATCACCTTTATCATCAAACAGATAACTGCGGCTATAGACACGGCCATCCTCAGCCAGCGCCGGAATAGTACCTGCCACCATAAATACCTGATATTTGGCGGCCAGTGCACTTAACGCCGATTTGAGCGGACTCTGATGAGCATCACCCGCATAGGCGAGTTGCTGACTTTCGTGGCCACCAAACAGTAAACTGCATTCGGGCAACACGACTAAATGGGGCACATCGGCATCCCGTTTGAGTTCGTTAAGCTGCGATTCGATAAACAGCAGATTGGCGCTGACGTCGCGACTGCTCTGACATTGCAACAGGCTGATGTGCATTCTGATCTCCCTGAATTTGCTTAATCGGTTCTACTGCTGGCTGATTCTCTGGTGTGGCGGGCGTGCTCGGTACTTCAAGCGAAGGCGTTGCTTGAGGTTGCACCAACTTTAAATCGGGCGCTTTAATTTGATCTGTGGCTGGCTTTGGCTCTTCTGACTTTGATTCTTCAGTTCTGGCCTCTTCAGGCTTAATGTCTTGTAGCTCAAGCGCTTCTGATTGTGCTTCTTGAAGCTGTGGCTCTGATATTGGAGAAAGTGGCGCTTGAGTTGGCTCAGATTTAGCGTCGTTTGGTTTGACTTCAGTTGACTGAGCTTCAGTTAACTTAGTTTCAGTTGGCTTAGTTTCAGTTGGCTTAGCTTCTGTTGATTGAGCTTCGGTTGGCGCCGCTGGGCGCTCAACTCCGACAACAGGTAGAATAGCCTCTGGAATTTCAATCTCTTTACTCTTACGTTCCAGCTCTTCAACCACAGGTTCAGCCATAGTGCCTGTCACCCGAAAACGAATTTCTGAAATTACTTCAATCACAGGCTCAAGCACTTTTGTCAGGGCAAATGCGCCCAGGCCGAGTGTCCACGCACTGGTACTGAGCAATACCACAGTCGGCACACTCGAGGCCAATTGCGGCACAAAGCGGATATCATAATTCAAACTTTCAGTGGTGAGATCCGTATAGCCACGGACCTTCATATTACCCGCAATCGCATCCATTTCGGTATCAGTGGTTTTCACAACGCCATTATCAATTTGCAGATTGCCATTGAAGGAGTTGAAATACATTCCCTGACCGAAGACATCGGTGAAATCCAGCGATAGTTTACGCACCAGAGAATCTAAGCTGAACAGGGAGAAAATGCGTGCGCCCTTATCACTCACCTGAGATAAATGCCCTTTGCCTAAGTCGAACTTCACCTTGCCATTTAAGGTTTCGAGGGAGAAAGCATAAGGCGCACCTTGCCAAGATAAATCCGCGTTAACCTTTAATGGCGCTTCATTGACGCCGGGATCTATGCCCAACTGAGCCGAGAGATAATTAAACTGAGTGGCGTTCAATTCAACACTCAGATCAGTTTTATTCTGCCCAGCCTGTTGCTGCCAAATGCCACTGCCCTGCAAATTGAC of the Shewanella baltica genome contains:
- a CDS encoding TolC family protein, which codes for MKLSRVAWLCLLPLPCLLPLAGHAQPTSFTDAWQQVLKVSDKLQAQSQEVNRAKGEEEAGESLNLPSLSLNGSYTHLEKPIELDLRDLNPLASLDPATLPPALGGALASIPGSMFVTPFTEQDIFRASLQAMWPIYTGGQITAAQGIHAAMVAEKQQELQLATRDLFTLLVDRYYAVDVTLALVNTQTDLVGSLTKHVDHALALEREGQIAKVERLNAQVALDNAKVNLGSARRQHEMAVIALSRMLQQSDVGTESPLFVLPHAPSLGQLTQVTLSQHPALKLLEAKEAQANGLVSLEQGKYYPTVFLFGNYTLYEDDSLFSQVEPDWMVGVGVKVPILSRDGRSGKVEAAKSALLQARYTKAQTRQDLSLLLDQSYRQLLQAEEEVTALDTSLELATENLRLREIAFNQGLSTSIDRVDAELKLSAVKTQQLAARYRYVQAYARLMAISGQLDEFIGRTIALTQVQETNNAR
- the tldD gene encoding metalloprotease TldD, giving the protein MPFLAQVEQSLLKNGLALEGLQTYLNTIHQHKIDYSDLYFQGSRHESWVLEDGIIKDGSFHIERGVGVRAISGEKTGFAYADDITPAALSAAAQAARGIASAGEQTQVQAFKRQKALALYDSLDPIAAMEEVKKINLLKEADAFIRSLDSRIIQVVVSLAGVHEEILIAASDGTLAADIRPLVRFNCSVILEENGKRERGGAGGGGRHDYGVLMASDDTGLPMCFAFAREAVRQAQVNLNAIDAPAGEMPVVLGNGWPGVLLHEAVGHGLEGDFNRKGSSAFSGKMGQLVASKLVTVVDDGTLPNRRGSLSIDDEGVPTQRTVLIEDGILKGYIQDKLNARLMGVAPTGNGRRESYAHLPMPRMTNTYMTAGESDPSEIIKSVKKGIYAPNFGGGQVDITSGKFVFSASEAYLIENGEVTQAIKGATLIGNGPEAMSQISMVGNDMALDQGVGVCGKDGQSVPVGVGQPTLKLDRLTVGGTA
- a CDS encoding carbon-nitrogen hydrolase family protein → MHISLLQCQSSRDVSANLLFIESQLNELKRDADVPHLVVLPECSLLFGGHESQQLAYAGDAHQSPLKSALSALAAKYQVFMVAGTIPALAEDGRVYSRSYLFDDKGDTLGHYDKLHLFDVDVADGTKQYRESETFCPGDHISVIDTPFGKIGLAICYDLRFPDLFRAMRLAGAEIITLPSAFTKVTGEAHWQVLLQARAIETQCVILAAAQWGQHNEGSRETWGQSMIVGPWGNILAERKTGTGWVQAEVDLTELHSIRRKMPVMQHNRFLEPSLK
- a CDS encoding HlyD family secretion protein — encoded protein: MRANRILALVALVALGLILAYGLKLAYSPQPSLLQGQIEAREYNVSSKVPGRVEQVLVRRGDSVAEGDLLFAINSPELDAKLMQAEGGRDAAKAMQLEANNGARSQEVMAAKEQWLKAQAAATLAKTTYTRVENLFNEGVAARQKRDEAFTQWQAAKYTEQAALAMYQMAQEGARVETKAAAAGNARMAEGAVKEVNAIMQDSQMRAPKSGEISDVLLQAGELAPSGFPIVSLIDMQDSWAVFQVREDQLKRFKQGQKVQLNIPALGQDVEFTVSHISVMGDFATWRSTESGHDFDMRTFEMELRPSQPIADLRVGMSVLLRSE